One Entomomonas asaccharolytica DNA segment encodes these proteins:
- a CDS encoding type VI secretion system Vgr family protein, with the protein MFDSANSTHFSLDVEGVESNAKLQVLAFEGIEAISSDYAFEITLVCNHIRFDITQLLSKPAFLAFNPDKSEGINGVIQSVKRGAVGQHYATYKVILTPTLTHLKKRTNQRVFRDKTVPEIISAILTEYGMQEGAQFEFKLKDTYPIREYCTQYDQTDYQFINHLAESEGIFYYFEHSQEQHKLTFADANPFFPTLAQAIKYISDTGFVADERVLKRFDIGLSSCTTEASWRNYNFQNMKIPEGNFAGTQSAKANEAIEPSLESYDYPSRHMDKARADHLAKVEIERLRASQILAEAYGDVIGLHAGLYITVDNHPLPDTEQPWLINQIRHAGKQPAVLEAFGDTTSANSTMATSQLHKYFNYPVSSQLQFPLEDFSQGYRNVAVLTPQDVPYRPQKLHPKPKVLGAQTAIVTGAAGEEIYCDEYGRIKIQCHWDREGNYDENSSHWVRVASNWAHDGYGAVVIPRVGMEVLVEYEEGDPDFPIVVGAIHNGVNKVPYDLPANKTRSVFKTSSSKGGVGSNEFRIEDKADEEQIFIQAQKDFDQLTKNNHTIEVRNNSHLQVQNEHSETIVKNRYTKNESEEHHLTELDRKTQILMNDHKTVAQEEHTSVGTIYTSEAGMEIHLKAGEQCVVDGGLSLTLKAGGQHIVLNPAGIWMTTPQFTGGAPMVGTPANPLLPFAKEAAVEETDTPPIWKGFVLFSE; encoded by the coding sequence ATGTTTGACTCAGCTAATAGCACGCATTTTAGCTTAGATGTTGAAGGCGTAGAAAGTAATGCCAAGCTACAAGTGCTAGCTTTCGAAGGAATAGAAGCTATTTCTAGCGATTATGCCTTTGAAATTACCTTAGTTTGTAACCATATCCGTTTTGATATTACCCAACTGCTTAGTAAACCTGCTTTTCTAGCCTTTAATCCAGACAAATCAGAAGGAATCAATGGTGTAATCCAATCGGTTAAGCGCGGCGCAGTAGGGCAACACTATGCCACCTACAAAGTTATCCTAACGCCTACCTTAACCCATCTTAAAAAACGTACTAATCAACGGGTATTCCGTGATAAAACAGTACCTGAAATTATCTCAGCAATTCTTACTGAATATGGAATGCAAGAAGGTGCTCAATTTGAATTCAAACTTAAAGACACCTACCCAATCAGAGAATACTGCACTCAATACGACCAAACAGACTATCAATTTATCAACCACTTAGCGGAAAGTGAGGGTATTTTTTATTACTTTGAACATAGTCAAGAACAGCACAAACTCACCTTTGCTGACGCAAATCCCTTCTTTCCTACCTTAGCTCAAGCTATTAAATATATTAGTGATACAGGCTTTGTAGCCGATGAAAGAGTGCTTAAACGTTTTGATATAGGGCTATCTAGCTGCACCACCGAAGCCTCATGGCGTAACTACAACTTCCAAAACATGAAAATTCCAGAAGGCAATTTTGCAGGTACTCAAAGTGCTAAAGCCAATGAAGCGATAGAACCAAGTTTAGAAAGTTATGATTATCCTAGTCGTCATATGGACAAAGCTAGAGCAGACCATCTAGCCAAAGTAGAAATAGAACGACTAAGAGCAAGTCAAATCCTTGCCGAAGCCTATGGTGATGTAATAGGGCTGCATGCAGGACTCTACATTACTGTAGATAACCACCCTCTACCTGATACAGAACAACCTTGGCTAATCAATCAAATTAGACATGCAGGCAAACAACCTGCGGTACTGGAAGCTTTTGGTGATACAACATCAGCTAATAGTACTATGGCAACAAGCCAGCTCCATAAATATTTTAATTACCCTGTTTCTTCGCAATTGCAATTTCCTTTAGAGGACTTCTCGCAGGGTTATCGAAATGTAGCAGTATTAACTCCCCAAGATGTACCTTATAGACCACAAAAGCTGCATCCGAAACCTAAAGTGCTAGGCGCACAAACGGCCATAGTAACAGGTGCGGCAGGTGAAGAAATTTACTGTGATGAATATGGCAGAATAAAAATTCAATGTCATTGGGATAGAGAAGGTAATTATGATGAAAATTCAAGTCATTGGGTAAGAGTGGCTTCTAATTGGGCACATGATGGCTATGGTGCTGTGGTAATTCCTCGAGTAGGCATGGAGGTACTTGTAGAATATGAAGAAGGTGATCCAGATTTCCCTATAGTTGTAGGTGCTATTCATAATGGAGTCAACAAAGTTCCTTATGATTTACCAGCGAACAAAACCAGATCAGTATTCAAAACCTCCTCCTCGAAAGGTGGTGTAGGCTCCAATGAATTTAGAATTGAAGATAAGGCAGATGAAGAACAAATCTTTATACAAGCCCAAAAAGACTTCGACCAATTGACCAAAAACAACCACACCATAGAAGTTAGAAATAATAGCCATTTACAAGTGCAAAATGAACACAGTGAGACTATCGTTAAAAACAGATATACCAAGAATGAAAGTGAAGAACATCACTTAACAGAATTGGATCGTAAAACACAGATACTAATGAACGATCATAAGACAGTGGCTCAAGAAGAGCATACCAGTGTCGGTACCATCTATACTTCTGAAGCAGGTATGGAAATTCATCTTAAGGCAGGTGAGCAATGTGTAGTGGATGGCGGTTTATCTCTAACACTGAAAGCAGGTGGCCAACATATAGTGTTAAACCCAGCAGGTATATGGATGACAACACCACAATTTACAGGTGGTGCTCCCATGGTAGGTACACCTGCAAATCCATTATTGCCTTTTGCTAAAGAGGCAGCAGTTGAAGAGACAGATACCCCACCAATTTGGAAAGGGTTTGTATTGTTTTCTGAGTAG
- a CDS encoding DUF3426 domain-containing protein yields the protein MTDKYIIECPSCKVRFFVTDDLLSAAGGALRCGFCKHVFNGNDYIVYQTLRSVTEPVESTIEQASTNHQQKASQPEKTQQAKTDHADDYWNKVVDTLTTFSVDFKSVNESAVEASEFNFASEELATQQSLFTAEEVSTNKTYIDADIVAALDKIDFDELLQLDDAELIAKQSKDITTVLTNINASSLETVNSQQALVLEEESSALDEKHQLIIEDGVATDIYGNRLKKVSDVDFSIPSQSKSKIVNKHTLLWTILTLLAVLVLLGQYLRYAAPEMSKIEANRAWAEQVCSYLWCDIPDLVDVQKIITSQLLVRSNPQHDGVLNVDAIIRNDLTVFQPFPVIELRFTDLNGQIVASRRFSPDEYLSHETLKKNKMPPQTPIYISFEIIDPGEEAVGHSLYYYPAVQSN from the coding sequence ATGACTGATAAGTATATTATTGAATGCCCTAGTTGTAAGGTGCGCTTCTTCGTCACGGATGATTTGCTCTCTGCTGCGGGCGGAGCATTGCGTTGCGGATTCTGTAAGCATGTCTTTAATGGCAATGATTATATTGTTTATCAAACCTTAAGATCTGTCACAGAGCCTGTTGAGTCAACCATTGAGCAAGCTTCTACCAATCATCAACAAAAAGCATCTCAACCAGAAAAAACACAACAAGCTAAAACAGATCATGCTGATGATTATTGGAATAAAGTAGTTGATACATTGACTACTTTTTCTGTGGATTTTAAATCGGTTAATGAATCAGCGGTAGAAGCTAGTGAATTTAATTTTGCTAGTGAAGAGCTAGCCACCCAACAAAGTTTATTTACTGCTGAGGAAGTGTCCACCAATAAAACATATATTGATGCTGATATTGTTGCGGCTCTGGATAAGATTGATTTTGATGAGTTATTACAATTAGATGATGCAGAATTAATTGCTAAACAAAGTAAAGATATTACCACGGTATTAACTAATATTAATGCTTCATCGTTGGAGACGGTTAATTCTCAGCAAGCATTAGTGCTTGAGGAGGAGTCATCCGCCCTTGATGAAAAACATCAGCTAATTATAGAAGATGGTGTAGCCACTGATATTTATGGTAATCGCCTTAAAAAAGTATCAGATGTGGATTTTTCAATACCTAGTCAATCTAAGTCGAAAATAGTCAATAAACATACCCTATTATGGACTATATTAACTTTACTGGCAGTGTTGGTATTATTGGGGCAGTATTTACGCTATGCAGCCCCTGAAATGTCAAAAATAGAAGCTAATAGAGCTTGGGCTGAGCAAGTCTGTAGTTATTTGTGGTGTGATATACCTGATTTAGTAGATGTGCAAAAAATTATCACCAGTCAGCTATTGGTAAGAAGCAATCCACAACATGACGGGGTGCTAAATGTTGATGCGATTATTCGTAATGATTTAACCGTTTTCCAACCATTCCCAGTAATAGAGTTACGTTTTACTGATTTAAATGGGCAGATAGTGGCTAGTCGTCGTTTTTCACCTGATGAATACTTATCTCACGAAACCTTAAAGAAAAATAAAATGCCCCCACAGACTCCAATTTATATCTCATTTGAAATTATCGATCCAGGCGAAGAAGCCGTAGGTCATTCGCTGTATTATTACCCTGCTGTACAATCAAATTAA
- the ttcA gene encoding tRNA 2-thiocytidine(32) synthetase TtcA → MTTLSVNQNKLQKRLRRLVGEAVADYNMIEQGDKIMVCLSGGKDSYTLLDILLYLQKVAPIQFSLVAVNLDQKQPGFPEHILPAYLSSIGVDYHIIEKDTYSIVKEKIPEGKTTCSLCSRLRRGALYTYADEIGANKIALGHHRDDIVETFFLNLFYGGTLKAMPPKLLADDKRNIVIRPLAYCMEKDIESYAALKEFPIIPCNLCGSQDNLQRQVVKEMLNKWEKDHPGRVEIMFRALKNVVPSQLADTKLFNFTDLKIDEQATPRFIDLMQL, encoded by the coding sequence ATGACCACACTTTCAGTCAATCAAAACAAACTACAAAAACGCCTGCGTCGCTTAGTAGGTGAAGCTGTGGCTGACTATAATATGATTGAGCAAGGTGATAAAATTATGGTCTGCCTTTCAGGGGGCAAAGACAGTTATACCCTACTGGATATTCTACTATACCTGCAAAAAGTAGCGCCCATTCAATTTAGCCTAGTTGCTGTTAATTTAGACCAAAAACAACCCGGCTTTCCAGAACATATATTGCCTGCTTACTTAAGCTCGATAGGTGTTGACTACCATATTATTGAAAAAGACACCTACTCAATTGTTAAAGAAAAAATTCCTGAGGGAAAAACCACCTGCTCACTTTGCTCACGCTTAAGACGCGGCGCACTTTATACCTATGCCGATGAAATTGGCGCCAATAAAATAGCCCTTGGTCATCATCGTGATGACATTGTAGAAACTTTTTTCCTTAACCTATTCTACGGTGGTACTTTAAAAGCAATGCCGCCTAAACTATTAGCAGATGACAAGCGTAATATTGTAATCAGACCGCTAGCCTACTGCATGGAAAAAGATATTGAAAGCTATGCAGCTCTTAAAGAATTCCCTATTATTCCTTGCAATCTATGTGGCTCTCAAGACAATCTACAACGCCAAGTAGTAAAAGAAATGCTAAATAAATGGGAGAAAGACCATCCAGGCCGTGTTGAAATCATGTTTCGTGCATTAAAAAATGTTGTACCTTCCCAACTGGCTGATACAAAACTCTTTAACTTTACCGACCTAAAAATAGACGAGCAAGCCACTCCACGATTTATCGACTTAATGCAACTCTAA
- the hemH gene encoding ferrochelatase: MSNHALLLMNLGSPKSPKTEDVKPYLKQFLMDPYVVDLPWPIRKLLVSMILIKRPEASAHAYQSIWWSEGSPLVVLSKRLQKMMELHWQHGPVALAMRYGEPSIESVLLGLKKQGVEQVTLAPLYPQFAESTVTTALEEVKRVVKGHGLSFKFKLLAPFYNQPRYLNALVSSAQEVMQQDFDHLLFSFHGVPERHIHKLVKDSQHNLQATHSSQIDQKHIDVCYRTQCLKTAELFAERVGLPDDKWSVSFQSRLGRTKWIEPYTDRHLDELAAKGVKRLLVMSPAFVADCLETLEEIGIRGREQFLAAGGSSFELIPCLNDTPSWVVALNQLCQPEETKPFMIN, encoded by the coding sequence ATGTCAAATCACGCATTGTTGTTAATGAATTTGGGTTCACCAAAGTCTCCAAAAACAGAGGATGTTAAGCCTTATTTAAAGCAGTTTTTAATGGATCCCTATGTTGTTGATTTGCCTTGGCCTATTCGTAAGCTATTGGTGTCAATGATTTTAATCAAGCGTCCAGAGGCTTCGGCGCATGCTTATCAAAGTATATGGTGGAGTGAAGGTTCTCCATTAGTGGTGTTAAGTAAGCGTTTGCAGAAGATGATGGAGTTACATTGGCAGCATGGGCCAGTAGCATTGGCAATGCGCTATGGTGAGCCTAGTATTGAGTCGGTGTTATTAGGGTTAAAAAAGCAAGGTGTAGAGCAGGTGACATTGGCACCGCTTTATCCACAATTTGCTGAGAGTACGGTGACTACTGCCTTGGAAGAGGTGAAAAGGGTCGTGAAGGGGCATGGTTTGTCCTTTAAATTTAAGTTGTTAGCGCCTTTTTATAATCAGCCTCGTTATCTTAATGCGTTGGTAAGTAGTGCGCAGGAAGTAATGCAACAGGATTTTGATCATTTGTTGTTTAGCTTTCATGGCGTTCCTGAGCGGCATATTCATAAGTTGGTTAAGGATAGTCAGCATAATTTGCAAGCAACCCATAGCAGCCAGATAGATCAAAAGCATATTGATGTTTGCTATCGTACACAGTGTTTAAAAACAGCCGAGTTATTTGCTGAGCGGGTAGGCTTACCTGATGATAAATGGTCGGTTTCTTTTCAGTCTCGGTTAGGTCGTACTAAGTGGATTGAGCCTTATACGGATAGGCATTTGGATGAGTTAGCGGCTAAGGGTGTAAAACGTTTATTGGTGATGTCACCTGCGTTTGTGGCTGATTGCTTAGAGACTTTGGAGGAGATTGGAATTCGTGGTCGTGAACAGTTTTTAGCGGCTGGCGGAAGCAGTTTTGAGTTGATTCCTTGTTTAAACGATACACCTTCTTGGGTGGTTGCTTTAAATCAGTTGTGCCAGCCTGAAGAAACGAAACCTTTTATGATTAATTAG
- a CDS encoding BolA family protein, whose amino-acid sequence MQDRIDAALVAAFSPKHFVVEDESHFHHRGEETHYKVIIVSDLFEGVPRVKRHQQVYAALGDIMRQIHSLAIHAYTMSEWQREGLSTVPESPLCKGGSLHDMNK is encoded by the coding sequence ATGCAAGATCGTATTGATGCCGCTCTAGTAGCGGCTTTTTCACCTAAGCACTTTGTGGTAGAGGATGAAAGCCATTTTCACCATAGAGGTGAGGAAACGCACTATAAGGTGATTATAGTAAGTGATTTATTTGAGGGTGTGCCTAGGGTTAAGCGCCACCAGCAAGTTTATGCTGCATTAGGGGATATTATGCGGCAGATTCATAGTTTGGCTATTCATGCTTATACGATGAGTGAGTGGCAGCGTGAAGGTTTGTCAACAGTTCCTGAAAGCCCGCTTTGTAAAGGTGGCAGTTTGCACGATATGAATAAGTAG
- a CDS encoding DUF2059 domain-containing protein gives MMISTLLRNVCVAGAIVLAAGCATESAKPKLTPAQQSIAAMSYDQKAAKFLEIIHADKLTTPAYMQVQTMLNQLFEVSKAPESKLSVLERYQGQANAVLDKAIGWDVIKPDVVKLYTTNFTDAELAQLIEFYESPTGQKMLKQLPVVTMQTEQLIHKKVMENAAPQINNIIESMAKELKVPLKRTR, from the coding sequence ATGATGATTTCAACCCTATTACGTAATGTTTGTGTTGCTGGTGCAATTGTGTTGGCGGCTGGTTGTGCTACTGAGTCGGCTAAACCAAAGTTAACACCTGCGCAGCAGTCTATTGCGGCAATGTCTTATGATCAGAAAGCAGCTAAATTTTTAGAAATTATTCATGCTGATAAGCTGACTACACCTGCTTATATGCAAGTGCAAACTATGCTTAATCAGTTGTTTGAGGTAAGTAAGGCGCCTGAAAGTAAGTTATCTGTGTTGGAGCGTTATCAAGGTCAAGCAAATGCTGTGTTAGATAAGGCGATTGGTTGGGATGTGATTAAGCCAGATGTGGTTAAGTTATATACTACTAATTTTACTGATGCTGAGTTAGCTCAGTTGATTGAGTTTTATGAGTCGCCAACTGGCCAAAAAATGTTGAAGCAATTACCTGTGGTTACGATGCAAACTGAGCAGTTGATTCATAAGAAGGTGATGGAGAATGCAGCTCCTCAAATTAACAATATTATTGAAAGTATGGCTAAGGAATTAAAAGTGCCTTTAAAGAGAACACGCTAA